From the genome of Streptomyces sp. NBC_00659, one region includes:
- a CDS encoding NAD-dependent epimerase/dehydratase family protein, which produces MVIGATGQIGRAAVTALARDGWEVTAASRGGRRDDGWPAGVRTAALDREDDTALAAAVGDGCDVLVDIVAYGADHARQLTELAGRVGSAVVISSVSVYEDDKGRGFDTQSEPDGFPAYPVPIPENQGTARPGEATYSTRKAALECELLAAGDRLPTTLLRAGAVHGPYGRTPRELYAVKRNLDGRRRRILAYGGASRFHPVSVHTLAELIRLAAARPGSRVLNACDPDAPTVAEIVRAIDVVMGARTEDVLVDGPPPSPTVGDTPWSVPLPVVCDMSAAERELGYRPVTRYADRLPETVASIERHLAGKDWREAYPAMARNYGDLFDYAAEDAWLSS; this is translated from the coding sequence GTGGTGATCGGAGCGACAGGACAGATCGGACGCGCGGCCGTGACGGCGCTCGCCCGGGACGGCTGGGAGGTGACGGCCGCTTCGCGCGGCGGCCGTCGCGACGACGGCTGGCCCGCCGGGGTGCGCACGGCGGCGCTCGACCGGGAGGACGACACCGCGTTGGCCGCGGCGGTCGGCGACGGCTGCGACGTGCTCGTGGACATCGTCGCGTACGGAGCGGACCACGCACGGCAGTTGACGGAGCTCGCCGGCCGGGTGGGCTCGGCCGTCGTCATCTCCAGTGTGTCGGTGTACGAGGACGACAAGGGGCGCGGTTTCGACACGCAGTCGGAGCCGGACGGCTTCCCCGCGTATCCCGTGCCGATCCCGGAGAACCAGGGGACCGCCCGACCCGGTGAGGCCACGTACAGCACACGCAAGGCGGCCCTGGAGTGTGAACTCCTCGCCGCGGGCGACCGGTTGCCGACGACGCTGTTGCGGGCGGGAGCCGTCCACGGCCCGTACGGCCGCACGCCCCGCGAGCTGTATGCCGTCAAGCGCAATCTGGACGGACGCCGCAGGCGGATCCTCGCGTACGGCGGCGCGAGCCGTTTCCATCCGGTGAGCGTCCACACCCTCGCCGAGCTGATCCGGCTGGCCGCCGCACGACCGGGCTCGCGCGTCCTGAACGCCTGTGACCCCGACGCGCCGACCGTGGCCGAGATCGTCCGGGCGATCGACGTGGTGATGGGCGCCCGGACGGAGGACGTTCTCGTCGACGGGCCTCCCCCGTCCCCGACGGTTGGCGACACTCCCTGGTCGGTCCCCCTGCCCGTGGTCTGCGACATGAGCGCCGCCGAGAGGGAGCTGGGCTACCGCCCCGTGACCCGGTACGCCGACAGGCTCCCGGAGACGGTCGCCTCGATCGAGCGGCACCTCGCGGGGAAGGACTGGCGTGAGGCGTATCCCGCGATGGCCAGGAACTACGGGGACCTCTTCGACTACGCGGCGGAGGACGCCTGGCTCTCCTCCTGA
- a CDS encoding lysophospholipid acyltransferase family protein, with translation MFYYVLKYVLLGPLLRVAFRPRIEGLEHVPSSGRAIVAGNHLSFADHFLMPAILKRRITFLAKAEYFTGPGIKGRLTAAFFRSIGQIPVDRSGKEAGQAAIREGLGVLNKDELLGIYPEGTRSHDGRLYKGKVGVAVMALRAQAPVVPCAMIGTFEAQPPGRKLPRIHPVVIRFGKPLDFSRYAGMEGEKAILRAITDEIMYAILALSEQEYVDRYAADVKAEEAAERAEASRKFPRMPMS, from the coding sequence GTGTTCTATTACGTGCTCAAGTACGTGCTTCTGGGTCCGTTGCTGCGAGTGGCCTTCCGGCCCCGGATCGAGGGCCTTGAGCACGTACCGTCGTCGGGCCGGGCCATCGTGGCCGGCAATCATCTGTCCTTCGCGGACCACTTCCTGATGCCGGCGATCCTGAAGCGCCGGATCACCTTCCTGGCGAAAGCCGAGTACTTCACCGGACCCGGTATCAAGGGGCGGCTGACGGCGGCGTTCTTCCGCAGCATCGGACAGATTCCGGTGGACCGGTCGGGCAAGGAAGCGGGACAGGCCGCCATCCGCGAGGGCCTCGGCGTGCTGAACAAGGACGAGCTGCTCGGGATCTACCCCGAGGGCACCCGCTCGCACGACGGACGCCTCTACAAGGGCAAGGTGGGTGTCGCGGTGATGGCCCTGCGGGCTCAGGCCCCGGTCGTCCCCTGCGCGATGATCGGCACCTTCGAGGCCCAGCCCCCGGGCAGGAAGCTCCCGCGGATCCACCCCGTGGTGATCCGCTTCGGCAAGCCGCTCGACTTCTCGCGCTACGCCGGGATGGAGGGCGAGAAGGCCATCCTGCGCGCCATCACCGACGAGATCATGTACGCCATCCTGGCGCTCTCCGAGCAGGAGTACGTCGACCGGTACGCGGCCGACGTCAAGGCCGAGGAAGCGGCGGAGAGGGCCGAGGCGAGCCGCAAGTTCCCCCGAATGCCGATGAGTTGA